TCTTGACGCAGCATTTGAACAGCCTGCGGATCGGTGACTGGTCGCCGGATCTGTCCGATCTGCATCCGCTCAGCGGCCGGCTGCGCCTGCAGGGCGCCGGCGTGCACCCGGACACCCTGAATGCCGAGGCGCGCTTGCAGCTGCGGATGCCGGGCTGGGATCAGTGGCGTCTGGACACCCTGAATGTACACGCCGGACTGACACCGGCTTCAGGCCGCATCCGGGTCTGGGGTGATGGGCCTTCGGGTCGACTGGATGCGGATGTATCACTGGGCCGGCCGTTCACCGGCGCGCCGTTCGATGCCGCGCTGCGCCTAAAACATGTAAATCCGGGATTCGTTCTGCAGGACAGCCTGCAGTCCGATATTACCGGAGAATTGCGCGCCAGCGGTCAGCTCGGCAATCTGCAGCACCTGATACTCGACGCCAGTGTGTTCATTGATTCGTCCATTATTTACAACACACCCGTGGATACAATTTTGGCAGACCTGAAGTTGCGCGACGGAACCATAACCGTCCCCCGGCTGTCAGTCCGGTCTCCGGCGCTTGCATTAGAGGCCGAGGCTGCCGGAACACCGGACAGTCTGTCACAAGCTGAATTCACCCTGCGTCCCCGGGAGATTCGCCAACTTCCGTTCGCGTTTGCGGACACATCCACTCACATCAACGGACGCATCCGGGGGAACCTGTCCGGGCCCTGGCAGGCGCTGGCGCTGAATGCGGATCTGCAGCTAAATGCCGAACTTTATAACACAAGCATCGATTCGCTCGGCGGCAGGGTCTCGGGCCGGCTGGGCCCGCAGCCGGATGCCGACTTTGATCTCGGCATCAGAAAAGCAGGCGTTTCCGGTATGACTGTTTCGGATGTGCGGTTCAGCGGTCAGTTGCGCCATGACAGTCTGGCATCGCAGCTGCAGCTGTCGTATCAGGACACCAACCGGCTGCAGCTGCAGTCCACGTTCGTCATGGACAGCCTGTATCATCTGAACGTTTCGCAACTCGTTTTTGTGAATCGCGGCCGAACCTGGTCCAATCCCGCCCCCCTTTCTGCCTCCTGGAACACGCAAAGGGCTGCGGTGGACAGCCTGTTGCTCACATCCGACGGACAGAAAATCAGGCTGCATGGCATTTGAAGAAATGCGGAACGCGGCAGCTACAGTTAGTTGCGGAACAGTTCGATGTGGCGCCGTTCTCCGACTCGATCCCGCTGCAGCCCTCCGGTCATGTCAATCTTTCCCTAAATCTGTCCGCCGCCCAGCACGACTATGACCTGAGCGCCCGCTGTTCGGTCACGGATTTGCATCTGAACAACCAACCGCTTGGTGAGCTCGACGGGGATCTGACGCATCGCGACGGACGCACTGATCTGAACCTGCGGCTCAGAATGGATCAGGCATCGGCGCTTGTATTCAACGCCCGCACCGATTCCCTGTTTCGGGCGGACACGTTCCAGCCGCTGCAACACCCGAACATCCGTTTTTCCCTGTCCTCACAATCGGCGCAGCTCAACCTGCTGCAGCCGTTCGTGCCTGCAATTCAAAACGCAAGCGGCGCCCTGCAGATCGATCTTGAATCCGATGATTTAATGACACCCGGGGAATGGAACGGCCGAATACAAATCGAAAACGGAAAGCTTGGTTTGGTTTCATTGAACACCCCCCTGAAAAACATACAGCTCAATGCAGTTGTTGATTCTGTTCTTACTCTGCAGCGCCTGCACATACAATCTCCCACCGGAAAACTAAACCTGAACGGTAGAGTCGCTCTGGGTGACCGTGCGCAGCCGGTGCGTTCGTTTTATTTCCGGACGCAGTCGGAGCAGTTCAGTGTGTCACGCGGCAGCGACATGGACCTGACGTTGGATTCAGACCTGATCGTGGAAGGCACTCCGGACGCCCCGCGGTTTTCCGGTACGCTGGGGGTGCGCAAAGGCAGACTAATTCTTCAGAAACACAAGGCTGTGCAAACCCGGCCCGATCCGTTGTTGGTGCAGACATCCGAGCCGCAAGAATCGCCGGGCGCCGCAAGCCGGACGCGCCAGCCGCTCTTTCTGCAGTCTCTGCGCGGTCAAACGCGGATCAGCATCACCGCAACACCTGGATCCGAAGCGCGGACATGAACATAGAAATCACCGGCAATCTTAATCTGATCAAAGAAGGAAAAATGTTCGAGCTGTTCGGTACGGTTCAGACCGTCCGCGGATTTTACAATCTGTTTGGCAAACGCTTCAACCTGAATTCTGGAACGCTGACATTCCGCGGCGGAGAAACCCTTAATCCCGAGCTGGATCTGGATGCCCAATACAAATTCCGCGATATCGAAAAAGAAAAACAGACCCTGAATCTGCTGATCACCGGAACACTGTCTTTTCCGGAAATCCAGTTTCGTCTGAACGACAAACCCATCAGCGAAACCGACGGATTGTCCTATCTGCTGTTCGGACGTTCGGGGGCGCAGCTCTCTCACGGCGAACGCCAGCAGGTCTCTCAATCCTCAAGCCAAACCGGCACCGCAGCCATGACCCGGCTGTTGTCCGGTCAGCTGACCCAACAGGTCTCCCGTATCGCCCAGGACAAATTGAACCTCGATCTCATCCGCATCAGCGGCGATGCCAACTGGCGCAACACAGCCCTGACCGTTGGCAAGTATCTGACCAACGATCTGTTTTTGAGGTACGAGCGCGAGCTGTCATTCGGCAGCAGCAAAGAAACCATCCCCCAGGAGCTGTTTTTGGAATACGAGATCAACCGGCACCTGTTTCTGCAGGCCGTCAAAGGCGATCCGCAAACCACGGGGTTTGATATCATTATCAAATTCTGATTGTTCCTGACGCGTTTGCGAGATCGTATCTCTAATTTTCATGAATCGATTATCAAAAATGCCGCGCACACGGAGAGGCGAAGCCGCAGAGGGCTAAAGAAAATCCGAATATATTTTTTGTTGCCTGTTTTTATTCATTAAAAGGATGTCAAATCCTGTGAACGGCTGCATCCTGTTTACAAAAAACAGGTATTCACCTATTTACAGCAAACCCGGACGAAATCAAGCCTGTTGTTGAATTTCAATGTGCCGGTGATGCGGGATGGGATTGCGCGAGTGGTGCGAGGATTGGAGGAAAAAGTGAAAAAAGATTTAAAACAATGATTTGCAGGGGAAATAGAAAAATATTACATTTTTTTCTTTGCGATCTTTGCTGCTTTGCGTGAATTGGTTCTTAAAAGAGATGCACGAGACGGAGAGGTCGCAGAGGAAAAACCCGACAAACTCTCAACCGCGCACATGTTAGAGCAAATGCTGAATCATAAAATGATGAAATTTCAAACCATATTCTCAAATAATTAATGTATACTGTGGATGAACGCTTGTTTTTCTTTGCGACCTCTGCTTCTTTGCGTGAACCGGTTTTAAAAAAGGCAGCAAAAGCCCGATATAAAGATAAATTTGATTTTTATCTTGTCTTGAAATTTTCCAACACTTTTAACCCCAAAAAAGTTCAGAAACGCCTTGCATTTCATCTCAAGTTTTTATATTGTATAAGACACAACCGCAATCACCTATTTAACACCGGAGGGTTTTATGACGGATCATGACGTAGAAACCCTGCACTCCATGCTCGCGCAATCGCCGTTTCCGACGCTTCCCCTTGACCGCATTCATGGTTTGTTCACCGCGCTGGCAGCAGGCCCTGACACAATACCGCAATCGGTGTGGATTCCCATCGTTTTTATGCAGCGGGACGGAATCCAGGACATTCACAATGACCCGACGTTCAAGAATCTGATCAAGTCTTTGTCGAATTTTTACGATCTGACCCAGCGTTCGATTGACGAATCCGAATTCACCCCGGTCGTCCGCAGCATTCAGAAAAAAAAGCAAACCGAGATTGATGTTCGCGACTGGTGCACGGGATTTGTACTCGGCATTGAATGCTTTGGCGATCAATGGATGGATTGTTCCGCCCGGGATATTCGCAATCCAACCCTGGCTATCCTCTATCTCGCAGACCCGGCTTTGATGACCAATTCCATGCAGGCATCCTCAAAAGAAAAACTGCAGACGTTTGAAAATGATCTGAAAATGGATCTGCAGCATATTGTCTACCAGATTTCAAATTACTGGAACAATCCAACCGCCTGAAAAGTTTACCGCTCATTAAAAACCCTCTGCATGGACAGAACCAGATCACGCTTGAATCATTCGGAAAAACCACTGATGCACACACTTGGCCGTTCCATAAAAGCCAGAGCCCGCGAACTCGGATTTTGTAAAATCGGCATCGCAGCCGCCGCGCCGCTGCCGCCGGACAAACTGGATGACTGGCTGAGCCGCAATCACCACGGCAGCATGGGATATATGCAGTCGCGCCGCGATCTGCGTCTGGATGTGACGACCCTGGTGCCGGGCGCCCGTTCGGTGATCGTGCTGGCCATGAACTATTACACCGATCCCGGGCAGCCCGATGATCCGGAGAAAGGCGTCATTTCGCGCTATGCCTGGGGCGATGATTATCATGACATCATCCGGGCGCGGCTGAAAACCCTGCTCAAATTCATTCAGGAAACCGATCCACAGATCAACGGACGCGTGTTTGTGGATTCGGCTCCGGTGATGGAAAAAGTCTGGGCGGTCAAAGCCGGTCTGGGATGGATCGGCAAACATTCGAACCTGATCACCCCCGAGTACGGATCCTGGGTGTTCCTGGGTGAGGTGATTATTGACGCGGAACTGGAATACGATGAGCCCTTTGAAAAGGAATACTGTGGCACCTGCACCCGATGCCTGCAGGCCTGCCCCACCGGCGCCATTGTGGAGCCGCAAACCGTGGACGCCCGGCGCTGCATCTCGTATCTGACCATTGAACTCAAACCGGACCAGCCGATTCCCGAACACCTGCAGCCGCGCCTGGGCAACCGCATTTTCGGCTGCGATGCCTGTCAGGAGGTATGTCCCTGGAACCGGCGTCGCGCCCGGGTCACAGCGGAAAAGGCCTTTTATCCGCGGCCGCACAATCTGGGACCGGCGCTGTCGCAATTAAAACAAATCGACCCGGAATTATTTGAGCGTTTTACCGTCAAGAGCCCGCTCAAACGCAGCAAATACGCGGGATTGATGCGCAATATCAAGGTTGCATTAAAAAACGCTGAACAGAAAAAATAATCCCCGCTCCCCCCTTTCAGCATGATGCAGGTAACGTAAAACTTAAATCGATACGCGTTCCCCCAATTCAGGATAACTCGCATTCCCGTATCCATGTTTCTCCAGCAGCTCCATAAACGGCAGCGATTGTTTTTCCTCGCCGTGTACCAGAAACAGATGCTTGAGCCGGTCGGGCGACATGAATTCCATATAGTCAATGAGCTCATTGCAGTCGGCGTGACCGGAAAAATGATCCATACTTTTAATCCGGGCTTTCACCTCGTATTCATCGCCGAATATACGCACCGGATTCACCTTTTCGATCAGCTTGCGCGCCAGGGTATGCTGCGCCGCGTATCCCACCAATAAAATAAGATTATTCGGATTACCGATATTGTTTTTCAAATGGTGCAGAATACGTCCGGCCTCGGCCATACCGGACGCGGAAATGATGATATGCGGTTCTTTTTGAAAATTCAGCGCTTTTGAATCCTCAACATCGCGAATATATTTCAACCGCCCGAATCCGAACGGATCATCATGATTTTTCAGGAACAACCGGTAGGTTTCCCGGTCAAAACATTCGGGATGCATACGGAACACATCGGTGGCGTTGCAGGCCAGCGGACTGTCCACGTAAATCGGCAGATTCGGAATGCGGTTGGTATTGAACAGTTTATGCATGATATATACCAGGGTCTGGGTGCGTCCGACCGCAAACGCCGGAATAATGATTTTGCCGCCGCGATCCACGGTCTCATTGATGATGCCTGTCAGTTTCTTCTCCGTGTCCTGCATTTTGGGATGCACCCGGTTGCCGTAGGTGCTCTCCATGATGAACACATCCAGGTCGCGCAGTTTATTGGGATCGCGCAGGATCGGCATTTCTTCACGCCCGACATCACCGGAAAATCCGAACCGCCGTGTTTTGCCGTTTTCCTCGATTTCCAAAAGCACACAGGACGATCCCAGAATATGTCCGGCATCCCGAAACGTCAGCCGCACGCCGGGCAGAATCTGCATACTGCGGTCGTACTGCAGACCAACAAAATGCTGAACCGCTTGCTCCGCATCATCCATGCTGTACAGCGGCTCCACCGGCGGCTCGTTTTTGCGCGCGCGCCGCTTGTTGACATATTCAATGTCTTTTTCCTGGATATGCGCGGAATCGCGCAACATAATCTGACAGAGCGACACCGTGGCGCTGGTGGCATAGATGGGCCCGTCATAGCCGTTGGCCACCAGATTCGGTATATTGCCGCTGTGATCGATATGCGCATGCGACAGCACCATGGCATCGATTTCCGCGGGATTGTAGAGAAAATTTTTGTTTTTTGTATAGGTGTCTTTGCGCTTGCCCTGATACAAACCGCAATCCAGTAACAGCTTTTTTCCGTTGATCGTCAGCAGATGCTGGGATCCGGTGACATTGCGCGCTGCGCCGCAGAATTGGATATCCATAGTTTCTCACTTTCGGTTTGATGATCTTGTCAATGCAGTGAATATTACATATTTTAAGATTGATTTGCAGGTACTTTTTTATCCGTCAATTTTGCTATGAACTGCTGCAGCCAGCCGGGGTAATTCCTGATTTTTTCAAAACGTCCGGATTGATCATTCGAAACCATATTCACTCCTTATATTCTGTTCATACGCCGCTTTTCCGTCCCGGAACAAATTGTTGCCGCGGCTGTCCTGCGCCACGATCAGCGGCATATCGACTATCGTCAATTCGCGTACAGCCTCGGGACCCAGATCTTCCCAGGCAATGATACGACTATATGTGACGCATTGCGCGATCAGCGCGCCGGCGCCGCCGATCGCGGCAAAGTACACGCCGTTGTGCTCTTGCAGCGCCTCGGCCACTTTAGCTCCCATTTCTCCTTTGCCGATTATGCCGTTCAGGCCGTTTTCGATCAGAACCG
This genomic window from candidate division KSB1 bacterium contains:
- a CDS encoding translocation/assembly module TamB domain-containing protein codes for the protein MKKCGTRQLQLVAEQFDVAPFSDSIPLQPSGHVNLSLNLSAAQHDYDLSARCSVTDLHLNNQPLGELDGDLTHRDGRTDLNLRLRMDQASALVFNARTDSLFRADTFQPLQHPNIRFSLSSQSAQLNLLQPFVPAIQNASGALQIDLESDDLMTPGEWNGRIQIENGKLGLVSLNTPLKNIQLNAVVDSVLTLQRLHIQSPTGKLNLNGRVALGDRAQPVRSFYFRTQSEQFSVSRGSDMDLTLDSDLIVEGTPDAPRFSGTLGVRKGRLILQKHKAVQTRPDPLLVQTSEPQESPGAASRTRQPLFLQSLRGQTRISITATPGSEART
- a CDS encoding translocation/assembly module TamB domain-containing protein, with the translated sequence MNIEITGNLNLIKEGKMFELFGTVQTVRGFYNLFGKRFNLNSGTLTFRGGETLNPELDLDAQYKFRDIEKEKQTLNLLITGTLSFPEIQFRLNDKPISETDGLSYLLFGRSGAQLSHGERQQVSQSSSQTGTAAMTRLLSGQLTQQVSRIAQDKLNLDLIRISGDANWRNTALTVGKYLTNDLFLRYERELSFGSSKETIPQELFLEYEINRHLFLQAVKGDPQTTGFDIIIKF
- a CDS encoding YecA family protein produces the protein MTDHDVETLHSMLAQSPFPTLPLDRIHGLFTALAAGPDTIPQSVWIPIVFMQRDGIQDIHNDPTFKNLIKSLSNFYDLTQRSIDESEFTPVVRSIQKKKQTEIDVRDWCTGFVLGIECFGDQWMDCSARDIRNPTLAILYLADPALMTNSMQASSKEKLQTFENDLKMDLQHIVYQISNYWNNPTA
- the queG gene encoding tRNA epoxyqueuosine(34) reductase QueG, which produces MHTLGRSIKARARELGFCKIGIAAAAPLPPDKLDDWLSRNHHGSMGYMQSRRDLRLDVTTLVPGARSVIVLAMNYYTDPGQPDDPEKGVISRYAWGDDYHDIIRARLKTLLKFIQETDPQINGRVFVDSAPVMEKVWAVKAGLGWIGKHSNLITPEYGSWVFLGEVIIDAELEYDEPFEKEYCGTCTRCLQACPTGAIVEPQTVDARRCISYLTIELKPDQPIPEHLQPRLGNRIFGCDACQEVCPWNRRRARVTAEKAFYPRPHNLGPALSQLKQIDPELFERFTVKSPLKRSKYAGLMRNIKVALKNAEQKK
- a CDS encoding MBL fold metallo-hydrolase: MDIQFCGAARNVTGSQHLLTINGKKLLLDCGLYQGKRKDTYTKNKNFLYNPAEIDAMVLSHAHIDHSGNIPNLVANGYDGPIYATSATVSLCQIMLRDSAHIQEKDIEYVNKRRARKNEPPVEPLYSMDDAEQAVQHFVGLQYDRSMQILPGVRLTFRDAGHILGSSCVLLEIEENGKTRRFGFSGDVGREEMPILRDPNKLRDLDVFIMESTYGNRVHPKMQDTEKKLTGIINETVDRGGKIIIPAFAVGRTQTLVYIMHKLFNTNRIPNLPIYVDSPLACNATDVFRMHPECFDRETYRLFLKNHDDPFGFGRLKYIRDVEDSKALNFQKEPHIIISASGMAEAGRILHHLKNNIGNPNNLILLVGYAAQHTLARKLIEKVNPVRIFGDEYEVKARIKSMDHFSGHADCNELIDYMEFMSPDRLKHLFLVHGEEKQSLPFMELLEKHGYGNASYPELGERVSI
- a CDS encoding Fe-S-containing hydro-lyase: MTQSVKTPFTDTTVNQLRAGDSVTLSGIIYTARDAAHKRLVDLIDNGSQLPFDLRGQVIYYVGPAPARPGYPLGSAGPTTSMRMDRYAPVLIENGLNGIIGKGEMGAKVAEALQEHNGVYFAAIGGAGALIAQCVTYSRIIAWEDLGPEAVRELTIVDMPLIVAQDSRGNNLFRDGKAAYEQNIRSEYGFE